CCTACCCAAGGACATAATACCAAGGCTTTTCTGGATGTTGCAAGTTTAAACAAGTATGGGAATGTTACCTTAGCAACGCAGCTTGAAAACTACTTTTAAGACTATGTTGATTTTTATGTAGAGTATATGAGGAAACAACTCCTTTAGCAATTTTTCATTTAATCTCCATTGTTTACTGGCACCAACAGAGTTATAAACAATAAAGTTTATAAATTACAACTACAGAAAGAATTTAAATTGTGCTTATTTAGAAAACAAACtttatattttatgaattttataaGAACAGCCACAGCCAGTGTGTGCTTTTAGGTTGTGTTTTCACTATTACTTGATTTGTTGTGTTGCCACCAAAAGTTCTTTAATTGGGAAGCTCTGCATTGACATTTTGGTGTGTCtggattacatgtacatgtacaaatcattgcactcattgtACTTATACATTAGTACTGTTTTGTAGTTTTATACAGATGAGAAGACCATAAAAGTCACATCAGCACTTATGTATAggaaaggtaagacaactttatAGGCCGCTTGATACAATCTGGTTTTTAAACCCCACCCTATTGTTTAAAAAACAAGATATTTAAACACAAAAATTAGTCTTTCTATTATAATTGATTTAAGTTATTGTAATTGGGTGCCAACATTAAAAGCaacctttataatactagctaTATCATCTCATATAGAAAATTTATACCGAGTGACAATGTCACGGATTGATGTTTTAATAAATACCTTATTCATAGCGCTAGCTAGACTAGGAATTGCATTGGAAGTACTCAACAATGCAGTAGTGCAGTGGTTAACATTCTAAAGGTAGAGGTTGGAGAGCACCAATTGCTCTAACCTCTCACCTTTGCTAGAGGTTAGAGCAATTGGTGAAGTGGTGAGCCTATCTGTCTACAAAGCTGATGGTTGGGAGTTCAACTTTAAAAAATGCAATCTTATTCGCATCAAACTCTAGCTTCGGACATACATGGCTATTATAATAGTAAACattgtgcatatagttattctctgcactttattgACACACCTTATGATTTCACATGGTACTGAAGTCTGTCAGGGTACGagtctttactgtaataagagtgTGTATTTCGTTCTGTCTGTCAGAAACTACCGCTAGATGCGAAATATTTCTTCCCATAAAATTTGAACCCATTTCATTTGGATTGGTCgccaaaaaattaaacaccCCTACCATTCACCACCTAAACACTTTATGAAATGTTTGTGCACTGCCTTATTATCTGTGGTTTATCAGCACACCTTATGAGCTCTCAAAAATCTCTCAGCAACAAAAAGGTTTGCATTTGAGTTTAAACTGTCATATTAAGAACTCTACTTACGAAGGTCTGAAAAGATAACTTCCTCTTTAATTTATCTTGTTTGTTAGAAAAAATTGaactctttcactgccgtagacgcataaatgcaTTTTCATGGGACGACTGCCGTAGACACATACATGCATTTTTATGGgacgactgccgtagacgcatacaTGCATTTTCATGGGACGAATGCCGTAGACGCATACATGCATTTTTGTGGgacgactgccgtagacgcattattgcgactttctcagcaatAGCGTAGTTacgtaattttattattcgttgacaacgcaacccacggtctttaagacttttatgaagttgacagtgttgtctgaagatttgtctataaaattagcctagaATAACAAAGAAATCTTCAACTTTTGTTTGCCAATTTCTAATTCAAAAACGACCATTTTTTGCGTCagttcattaattaccgcgTGCGAGTCAGaaaattatagccaattcagattcagattttcgtacTTATACAGATAATAAcagcagcagcactgtctctggtggtagtgaaagtaataattttgtaagagtaaggagcATAATGGAGGATCATTTTAGCTTCGAATCGATCGTaacttcacatagctttatcatcgcacaaattataaatccattgaatttttgcattgCAATGTTGGTTAAATGttggcaaattaaaatatgtaacaaaaatgttttagataaaGATTGAAATTGGGAAAACTACTGTTTACATATCACAaggcaatatcggcaattttcggtcaAATGGCTATCACTTGGCAGATACCCGAATTTGTATATGgttggcagcgaaagggttaaagaGAATTATATCTCACCATAGTTTTAAATTAGTATAAATAAATGTGTCTATTGTAACCCCAATTCAATGTTTAGCAATCATCCTATCACATCCGCCATTGTCAACTTTGCGTGTTCAGTTCTATTTTTAGCTCTATGGATCTACCACGACTACATTTTTTATACTCTGCCATTCTGTATTATAGTTCTGAGAAATGCAAGATACGTTGGCCTATCATATTTCCACATGGACTCTCAGATGGTAAGATTTTAAAGATAGTCCTTAACTACAGTAGTTGCTTTTCCATGCATAGATTTATGTTGTATCTCTTAAAAGCtgccaaatacagtcaaacatggataactcgaacttcaagggaccgagcaaaagtgttcgaattatcagagagttcaagttatcagagcactgtcacaagtccatatatttacttatttattagtagatacatgtacatatacaaactataatataaatcaaaagcacaaatggcttgtttcaaattaaatgcttctaatgtaaagtttaaaacgttttaatcaaaaagtatagagatttttctatcacttgagattggtttgttgtttgaggtgatgttattgccaggacgtttttttagattgacattggcaaaacttgatcgttgttgaaatgctcaaaaaaaaagacatctttttcttttgagcgttttacccacgatcaattttgccgacttttcttgaagtttatgcaacttcaagaaaaagttaccaaagaaaaatcccttactttacctgggattcattaagagcaacactccgaggcagttcaattaaaagttttacgaggtttaacggtacattgtatatcactcacgctatttgaatggatacttattgaatgtacacacgtattctgtgtttaggtcaaacgatgaatagttttttttagctaagacaacgtatacgtttaataaaaacaattttaagacgttttaaacattcaacattccgacgttgattcaacacggaatcaacgtcggaaaactattcgtcacgggctagccgggtcacgcactcaaggattttcgccacacacatacaaaacaacatgctgtgtTTGTTTTGTATGCGCGTGGCGaatatccttgcgcgcgtgacccggcaagcccgtgctattattCATATAGCAGTATAAgccaaatttgaccaaacctttagaaaagtcgttgacaaaattattttgccgatggtggtaataacaacgcttatgaattacgaaaatatgaggtttacctctatggctttgaataaagttattttctaaagcgataacaaccgtttcggtagccgttgggcaaaaaaacagttcgaattaacagtgttgagttcgagttatctatagcaatttatcattacgtgggaacggaccaaagaaactgttcgaattaaccatgttttcgagctatccgtggccgagttatccatgtttgactgtataatgaAGTTAAATGAGTAAAACTCTGTTTAATATGTTGCAGATGACTTTTCCTTAACAAAAGCATAATAGTCACTTTTCAAAAGTTTtgtatacaaataaattttaaccacccgttgttttaaataataatgatcATTTTTAATGCTTTGCAAATTCCTTACATGGAGTGTAACTGCCTTCTCATGGATAAGACAACTACTAaatttttaatcacaaaaatAAGCTTAAAGTTGCATTTATCAGGATATTACAGTTCTAATTTTTCCCATAGTGTAGTCATTGAATGCAAGGAATTGAACAATAGATCATATCATTATAGTTGTTTAATAAGCTGGTTGTAAACGTGGAAACAAGCTTGAATCACTTTGCTGTCCTTTTAAATTTAAGTTTgttataaaaaaagttatggATATGCAATCACAGTAGGCAGGGTGGCCTAGCTGAAATTTCAACTTAGGCTACCAGGTTGGTATTAGAACTTATGAGTTTCTAATTAAtatcaaacaaaattttaaaaaacggAAACGAATTTGAAGGTATTTTCTTTGAACTACAGTCTGACGAGACTGTAGTATATTAgcatataatatcatattagcAAGTTTAGTTTTAACTAGAAATTgaaatgctatatataatattttgtttggTTTATAGAGGACCGTGATTGGGCAACATGTTtgagatttgaaaaaaaatatgatgagcaaatatattaaaatatttctcTACGCTGACGGCGTGCCATTTGGGAACTTCTTTGAGTTTGTTGAGTACATGTGGAAGATAAAGGACCAGCCACACATTCACCTTGTTTATTATGAAGACCTCATTTTGGTAAGTATGATCTGTTAAATATGGGCAATTTTTATTCACATAAATCTGAATGAAGCCAACCCTGTGTTTTAGTGCTACTAGCAAGTAGTACTAACTCAATGGAAGAAGAGAATATAACTCCAATGCGCTAGTCTGTTTAAAAACTTCAGTTGTTTTTGTAAGTTGGATCTGCTTCAGAGTGTCTCAATTTATTCACTTGAATCTGATTGGGGCCAATTTTGTGCTGGTGCAACTAGTAAGCAGTGCTAACTCTATGGAAGAAGGAAAGATAACTCCAATGTGGTAGTCTCTTCGAACCACTCTGATAAGTTTGATATGCTAAAGAGTGTCTTCCTGTATTCACTATTAACTGATTTAGGTTAACTTTGTGCTGGTACTACTAAAAATTAATGCTAAAATCATAAAAGAAGATAAGAAAACTCCCATGTGCTATTCTTTTAAAAACACTTTCGATGACTTAGGTAATACAGAACTAATTTGAAACTGTAGGTTTTTCTGCTATCGGTAATGTGTTATTTGTGTGTGATTCATGAACAAAAAAGTCAAGACTTATACACAGTTTTTCCATGATTCAGAtatatttggagttgcttcTGCTCCAAATCATAGAAACGATAAAATCTTAAGGCATTCGACCACATTTTGTTCTGTTAAACTGCTGTGAAAGTATTCACTACTGGAGTGCTATTCgacatcatagaaacactcactACTGATGGATCCCGAGTAGAACCTATAATTGCTTAGCTTGCGTATTATACATTTTACCAACCTTTAGTCATTTTACCTGAAATAAACACTTACAATGCacaaaactatttagtagtaaaatgctttaatcattttaataaatttatatatatatgtatatataaatatatatatatatatatatgtttgttgTGTTTGTGTACAAATGTttatgtgcgtgtgtgtgtgtgactgtgtgtgcatgtgtgtgtgcacgtgtgcgtgcatgcatgtatgtggATGTTTGTCTTTgtgcgtgtatgcatgtgtgtatgcgAACATGCGCTTGGAAGTGTGTGAGTTCATCCTCGCATGAGTGTGTATGAGTCTGCATCTGTTTTTTGGTATGCGTGAATGCTATGAGTTTCCTTACTTTTGCTCGATTTCATCCAAAAATCTCACTGATGTGCTCCATGTCTTCTGCCAAATTCCTAAAAATATTTGTGTTCAAAATGTCAACTGTTTCATGTAcatcttaaacacccaccttcATGTAACCAATTGAAAGTGAAAGAAGCCCTGGACATCGCCAGACTTACCGCTACTGGTAAAAATCAGGTACCCAATGAAGCTACATGTTACATAGTAGAATACAGAGGGGTTAAAAATTATCAAGTGAACTAACTTCTGTTAATGATAGAAACCATTTTTAAAGTTGCCACCAGAAAAACTAACTATTAACTATTTCGGTAATAGATGGTGATATTTATAAAGGGATATCAACTTATAGATTAAAGAAATGTTTTAAGAACCAACTTCAATTAGGAAGTATTGACCATTCTACTCTGAGGTACATCTACCTCATAAAAACTGAAGGATTTTAAAGTTCTGAGCATGGTGAACTTGTTTTGTGTGACCAAACTCAAAGATAACTAACTTTTCCTCCCTTCAAAAGTGCTTAACACCCATTACAGATTTGAGGTGCTGCCGTGACttaccaaaattaaaattattttctcaGTAAGAGCCTAATACTTTTTGATTACTCAAAGAAGAGCTTACACTAAGAAGtagacttgtaacaaaattcacatcccagttatttggtattaaaagattcactatgttttaatttgctgttttgtaggtgcaaaatatgtgaaaatgtgattacaagcttttaaaagctaaaaaacgaacagttaatcggagccacacgagaccgcctaGTTTGaattatctttccaaaacggctcaaattggACGTAGTACTAcaagatggcttttgtttacactttcaagcaacctcatttgtcgaaatatttttgcGAGTAttcttcacacattcaataaaaccttgtctattgttcttacgcgtttattttattgtcattgtcattgtaatgctgtcactttgagaaCTGATATTCTATAACCcactataaaaatttgtttaattttttaaccttagcttgaagaagTACATATCGTTGTCTGATAAATATGACGAACCTGCTGGTCACCTGTGATCGtcggaaaatgctgcagaaattattcaagaaacattggtcacatgatcagaataCGACTAGATGATCAGATCAAGCTAAAAAAAAACGTTAAAGTAGCGAGTATTTATATTTGATgcgggtctttggtaaaacccaaagtgtttgtcgtaaactagtgctacaataagttttatattgaattttttattggcctttcaattcacatcagaatatcacgtgacaagacaaaaaccaaactgtcatgactacttcagagaaataaatagattccaatctacggcagtgttacgttattgaatcattggctttgccgtttccggttagtgcatgcgcacgcagttctgtttttatcctcgaggatgcgttacacgtttttctaatgctcttgtattgtattccttattcacttatgtactattgttcgttattcataatatacgttctacagcattaactacacacatattcaaCAATGGCGACAAGGATGGGATTCGTAATTATCTCAATGTCCCCTATCGTTTTACTGTATTAGTTACCTGTATTTTTGTACTAGAACTGTTGCCTTTTTCTTGCGCAAGACACACGTTGTTGTGCATCTTTTTCTTAACAGAAATTCTCTCATAAAGCTCAACAAGCATTAATTTTGCAATGGCAGCTCAAAATTCCATTGGACGCATGGAACCATTTGATGAGTCAATTGAGTCATTCACATGTTATTTAGAGCGTTTTGATTTCTACACGGAAGCTAATAGCATTGATGATAGCAAGAAAAAGGCAACTTTTCTGAGCCTCATAGGTCCCaagttatataaactattacGTGGTCTCGCAGCACCAGATAGACCAACAGCTAAGTCATTCGAAGAATTAACCACGCTGCTAAGTAATCATATCTCACCACCTCCACTCGAAATTGCGGAAACATATCGCTTTCATCAACGAAACCAGCTACCTGGTGAAAGCATCCATGAGTATGTTGCACAACTCAAGTTACTTGCTGAGCATTGCAATTTTGAAGGTGCGTACCGTGAACGGGTACTACGTGATAGACTGGTCTGTGGAATTTACTGCGAAAATGCTCGCCGCAAACTGTTAACTGTAGCAGACTTAAATCTTTCACGTGCCATAGAGATTGCTCGAGGTATGGAGCAGGCTGGGAAAGATGCCGAAGTCATGACACAACGACAGCCAACAGAATCTAAAGTCTGTCACATCTCTAACATGCATTCGCCTACTACCAGTGGCAAACCTTGGCCTTGTCGTTCCTGCGGGAGCACCCTTCATCCAAGAAAGCAATGCCCACACCTTCAAGCTGAATGTTTTAAATGTGGTCGGAAAGGCCATCTTCAATCTGTTTGTGAACAGAAAACTCCAAGTAAAAGACCTCAACTCCAGAAGCCTCATAGACGAGCACAAAACACACACAGTGTAATGTCAGATGCAATTACAGAGGAGCATGAAGATATAGCTCATATAAACACACTGTCTAAGGAGCACAGCCACCCACCAATCATGCTAGATACACTCATCAATGGTATCCCAGTGAAAATGGAACGATACAGGTGCAGGAGTGTCCACAATGCCATATCATATCTACAAAAAGATTAAAGGCTCATCGGAACTCCAACCTACATCTACTACTTTGAAACCATACGGCGCAACGCAGTCAATTAAGCCGAAAGGAGTCATCTACCCAACTGTGCATTTCAGCAAGCAAGAAAGTAAAGCAAGGATGTTTGTGCTAGATAAATCCGAGGGTGAGCAGGTCCCATTGTTTGGAAGGGAATGGTTAAACCACTTTAAATTAAACTGGTCAGAGATCAAGGCTAATCGGGTCGAGGCAACGGCACAACTGATGGACACTCTAGTTGCAAAGTACCCGTCCTTATTCAAGCAAACTTTAGGAGAAATGAAAAAGGTTGAAGCAACGCTCCGTACGCGCCCAAGTGCTATTCCTATTCGGCAAAAGCACCGAGTTGTACCATTCGCATTGCGGGCAAAAGTAGAACAAGAACTTGAATCTCTCCTAAATGAAAATGTTATCTCTCCAGTAGAACATAGTGAATGGGCAACACCTGTAGTTCCCGTCATAAAACCCAATGGTTCCATTAGGCTGTGTGGAGACTTTAAAGTTACCCTAAATCCTCAGCTAGTTGTGGACTCATATCCTATGCCATCTATAGATGACCTTCAAGAAAAAATGAGTGGCGGAAAGTTATTCTCCAAATTAGATTTGTCAAAGGCCTTTGCTCAGATCAAACTAGATGCAGCTTCAAAGCCTTTAGTTACTATCACTACACATAAAGGACTGTTCCAGTACAACCGACTCCCATACGGGGTGGCCTCAGCGCCTGCCATCCACCAGAGAGCAATGGATGACATACTGGGTAGCCTACCAAATGTCTTATGTTATCAAGACGACATATTTATTACTGGTCAGAACTATGAATCACATCTATCTACTTTGCATAGCGTTTTAGACCGTCTACAGAATTATGGGCTAAAGGTCAATAAAGAAAAGTGCTGCCTCCTACAATCATCAATTATTTATTTAGGACATCGCATAGATCAACACGGCCTGCACCCTATGGAAAGCAAGGTTAAGGCTATCAAAGAGGCTCCAACACCTACAAATATTGGTGAGC
Above is a genomic segment from Watersipora subatra chromosome 6, tzWatSuba1.1, whole genome shotgun sequence containing:
- the LOC137398250 gene encoding uncharacterized protein; amino-acid sequence: MAAQNSIGRMEPFDESIESFTCYLERFDFYTEANSIDDSKKKATFLSLIGPKLYKLLRGLAAPDRPTAKSFEELTTLLSNHISPPPLEIAETYRFHQRNQLPGESIHEYVAQLKLLAEHCNFEGAYRERVLRDRLVCGIYCENARRKLLTVADLNLSRAIEIARGMEQAGKDAEVMTQRQPTESKVCHISNMHSPTTSGKPWPCRSCGSTLHPRKQCPHLQAECFKCGRKGHLQSVCEQKTPSKRPQLQKPHRRAQNTHSVMSDAITEEHEDIAHINTLSKEHSHPPIMLDTLINGIPVKMERYRCRSVHNAISYLQKD